From Litoribacterium kuwaitense, the proteins below share one genomic window:
- the ispF gene encoding 2-C-methyl-D-erythritol 2,4-cyclodiphosphate synthase, whose translation MRIGQGFDVHRFQEGRPLLLGGVRVPYHLGLAGHSDADVLLHALSDALLGAVGEGDIGRHFPDTDPAYKDADSSKLLQEVYEIVQKKGFTLGNADLTVICQKPKLAPYINEMNTSIANLLNCDSSCINVKATTTEKLGFVGREEGIAAQAAVLLLTK comes from the coding sequence ATGAGAATTGGACAAGGCTTTGACGTCCATCGCTTTCAAGAAGGGCGACCGTTACTATTAGGAGGGGTTCGTGTTCCCTATCACCTTGGGTTAGCGGGGCATTCTGATGCAGATGTATTGCTGCACGCCCTGTCAGATGCGTTATTAGGAGCGGTTGGAGAAGGGGATATCGGGCGGCACTTTCCTGACACAGATCCAGCGTATAAAGATGCTGATTCTTCTAAGCTCCTTCAAGAGGTGTATGAAATTGTTCAAAAGAAAGGTTTTACATTAGGAAATGCGGACCTCACGGTGATTTGTCAAAAACCAAAATTAGCACCTTACATAAACGAGATGAATACCTCTATAGCCAACTTGTTAAATTGTGATTCATCCTGTATAAATGTAAAGGCAACGACAACAGAGAAGCTCGGGTTTGTCGGTCGAGAGGAAGGCATTGCTGCACAAGCGGCTGTGTTATTGCTTACTAAATAG
- the ispD gene encoding 2-C-methyl-D-erythritol 4-phosphate cytidylyltransferase: protein MTYTVVIPAAGKGKRMQTTLSKQFIPLFNKPLIVWTLEQFAADPLCQQIVLVIDQAEEPNIQSILQAHDLLHQVTLVQGGVERQYSVAAGLKATDEHVGIVLVHDGARPFVTKSIIRRLCEEASRTKAAVAAVRLKDTVKSVTDGVITETLDRERLWSIQTPQAFSRDVLLEAHDKAVQDGFLGTDEASLVERIQYPVSIVEGSYRNIKITTQEDLIVAEAFMREEQS, encoded by the coding sequence ATGACATATACGGTTGTAATTCCTGCCGCTGGAAAAGGCAAGCGAATGCAGACAACATTAAGTAAACAGTTCATTCCTCTCTTCAATAAGCCGCTTATTGTTTGGACGCTCGAACAATTTGCGGCTGATCCATTGTGTCAGCAGATCGTTTTAGTGATTGATCAAGCTGAAGAACCAAACATTCAATCGATCCTCCAGGCACACGACCTTTTACACCAAGTGACCCTTGTGCAAGGAGGGGTTGAAAGGCAGTATAGTGTAGCTGCCGGGTTAAAAGCGACAGATGAGCACGTGGGCATTGTCTTAGTGCATGATGGCGCGAGACCGTTTGTGACAAAGTCGATCATTCGTCGTCTTTGCGAAGAGGCAAGTCGTACGAAGGCTGCTGTAGCGGCAGTTCGTTTGAAAGATACCGTGAAGAGCGTGACGGACGGTGTCATTACAGAAACTTTGGATCGAGAGCGGCTTTGGTCCATTCAGACACCGCAGGCTTTTTCTCGCGATGTGCTCTTAGAGGCGCACGATAAAGCTGTGCAAGACGGTTTTCTAGGAACAGATGAAGCGAGTTTAGTGGAAAGAATACAATATCCGGTGTCGATAGTAGAAGGAAGCTACCGGAATATCAAAATTACGACACAGGAAGACTTAATTGTCGCAGAAGCATTTATGAGGGAGGAGCAGTCATGA